A window of Primulina tabacum isolate GXHZ01 chromosome 4, ASM2559414v2, whole genome shotgun sequence contains these coding sequences:
- the LOC142543730 gene encoding peter Pan-like protein isoform X1: protein MARFRNKKRIPFVNPIRKKQPTVDHVTGDKIPTSFVFSRGKLPGPLRQLQMDLRKLMLPFTALKLKEKKRNNLKDFLNVAGPMGVTHFLILSKTESAPFLRIARTPQGPTLTFKIHEYSLATDIAQSQLRPRCPKDLFKNPPLIVLSGFGTGEQHLKLTTIMFQNIFPAIDIHTVKLSLCQRIVLLNYNKDTKLIDFRQYSIKLQPVDVSRRIRKFVQNHQVPDLRSFQDVSDFVTKFGYGSESEVDDEAATVSLPTDIGRVNRASNKSAVKLQEVGPRMTLQLTKVEEGLCSGGVIFSECGNSESNIRKTYEHVPESEGEQDEKAMLIDED from the exons ATGGCTCGTTTCCGCAAT AAGAAGAGAATTCCCTTCGTAAATCCGATTCGTAAGAAACAGCCGACTGTAGATCATGTTACAGGAGATAAAATTCCCACGAGTTTTGTTTTTTCCCGTGGGAAATTACCTGGCCCACTTCGACAACTGCAAATGGATTTAAGAAAATTGATGCTTCCTTTCACTGCTCTAAAGCTCAAG GAAAAAAAGCGGAATAATCTCAAAGACTTCTTGAATGTTGCGGGGCCCATGGGTGTTACACATTTTCTCATCTTGTCTAAAACTGAATCCGCTCCATTCTTGCGGATTGCAAGGACGCCGCAAGGCCCAACTCTAACATTTAAGATACATGAATACTCACTAGCTACTGATATTGCTCAATCTCAATTGCGTCCTAGATGCCCTAAAGATCTGTTTAAAAACCCACCCCTG ATAGTACTCTCTGGTTTCGGGACAGGGGAGCAACATCTAAAGCTTACCACTATAATGTTTCAGAACATTTTTCCTGCCATCGATATACATACT GTCAAACTTTCGTTGTGCCAAAGGATTGTGTTACTTAATTATAATAAAGACACAAAGCTTATCGATTTCCGGCAATACTCCATCAAGTTGCAGCCTGTAGATGTTTCCCGGAGAATTAGgaagtttgtgcagaaccatcAGGTTCCAGATTTGAGAAGTTTTCAGGATGTGAGTGATTTTGTGACAAA GTTTGGTTATGGATCAGAAAGCGAAGTGGATGACGAAGCAGCCACTGTAAGTCTTCCGACAGACATTGGTAGGGTTAACAGAGCTTCAAACAAAAGTGCTGTTAAACTTCAAGAAGTCGGACCTAGGATGACACTTCAACTCACGAAAGTTGAGGAAGGATTGTGTTCGGGTGGAGTCATATTCAGTGAATGTG GTAACAGTGAATCGAATATTCGCAAAACTTATGAACATGTCCCAGAAAGTGAGGGAGAACAAGATGAGAAAGCCATGTTGATAGATGAAGATTAG
- the LOC142543730 gene encoding peter Pan-like protein isoform X2: MSCEFLRLCIWFSEIEATIKEKKRNNLKDFLNVAGPMGVTHFLILSKTESAPFLRIARTPQGPTLTFKIHEYSLATDIAQSQLRPRCPKDLFKNPPLIVLSGFGTGEQHLKLTTIMFQNIFPAIDIHTVKLSLCQRIVLLNYNKDTKLIDFRQYSIKLQPVDVSRRIRKFVQNHQVPDLRSFQDVSDFVTKFGYGSESEVDDEAATVSLPTDIGRVNRASNKSAVKLQEVGPRMTLQLTKVEEGLCSGGVIFSECGNSESNIRKTYEHVPESEGEQDEKAMLIDED, encoded by the exons ATGAGCTGCGAATTTTTGAGGTTGTGCATTTGGTTTTCGGAAATTGAAGCAACAATTAAG GAAAAAAAGCGGAATAATCTCAAAGACTTCTTGAATGTTGCGGGGCCCATGGGTGTTACACATTTTCTCATCTTGTCTAAAACTGAATCCGCTCCATTCTTGCGGATTGCAAGGACGCCGCAAGGCCCAACTCTAACATTTAAGATACATGAATACTCACTAGCTACTGATATTGCTCAATCTCAATTGCGTCCTAGATGCCCTAAAGATCTGTTTAAAAACCCACCCCTG ATAGTACTCTCTGGTTTCGGGACAGGGGAGCAACATCTAAAGCTTACCACTATAATGTTTCAGAACATTTTTCCTGCCATCGATATACATACT GTCAAACTTTCGTTGTGCCAAAGGATTGTGTTACTTAATTATAATAAAGACACAAAGCTTATCGATTTCCGGCAATACTCCATCAAGTTGCAGCCTGTAGATGTTTCCCGGAGAATTAGgaagtttgtgcagaaccatcAGGTTCCAGATTTGAGAAGTTTTCAGGATGTGAGTGATTTTGTGACAAA GTTTGGTTATGGATCAGAAAGCGAAGTGGATGACGAAGCAGCCACTGTAAGTCTTCCGACAGACATTGGTAGGGTTAACAGAGCTTCAAACAAAAGTGCTGTTAAACTTCAAGAAGTCGGACCTAGGATGACACTTCAACTCACGAAAGTTGAGGAAGGATTGTGTTCGGGTGGAGTCATATTCAGTGAATGTG GTAACAGTGAATCGAATATTCGCAAAACTTATGAACATGTCCCAGAAAGTGAGGGAGAACAAGATGAGAAAGCCATGTTGATAGATGAAGATTAG